The genomic DNA TGCTACAGCTGTGATGCCCGGTCACTTGCTTGCTCATGCATGGATACATGGATACATGCATGTTGCTATAGTTGCCACCTTTTGAACACAAATAGAGAAGCTAAAGGCTATCAATCAAGAGAAATTGTTTCAGGAGTGTTGGAAACTAGAAAGATGAATTTAATGGAAAATTTTCACTGTTGGTTATAATTATCCTAGACATTGAACAACTTGGATTGGTCTCCGGTGAATGGATCATGTTATCTATTTCAGATTCTTCATCACCATGGTCTTCAATCACATTTCCACCTAAAGCGTTAATCAACTCCAGCTCCATTGCTACTTGTTTCATGGTGGGTCTTTCCTTTCCATTAAGATTCAAGCATCTTTTTGCTAGTAGAGCCACAACTATAATCTCTTGTTCTAGACCATCCTTTTCTACCATTGGATTGAGAATGTTAAATAAGGAATTCTCCTGCAGTGAATGCAAAAAATAAAATACCAAGCTTTTCACTGGCTCTGATTGTTTTGCGAAGATGGGTTTTTGCCCTGTTAAAAGCTCAATTAGAACAACTCCAAAGCTATAAACATCACTCTTCTCCGTAAATTGACTTGATCGAAAATATTCCGGATCCATGTATCCAAAAGTTCCTTGCACCCGAGTGGTTAGATGTGTTTGTTCAAGTGCAACTGATCTTGAAGTTCCAAAATCTGATAATTTTGCCCTATATTTATCATCCAAAAGTATGTTACTAGATTTGATGTCTCGATGATAAATAGGAGCAGAAGCAGCTGAATGCAAATAGAACAAGGCATTGGCAATTTCAATCGCAATTCGTAAACGCATTTCCCATGTCAATGGTAATTCTTCATTTTGGTTGTGAATGAGATCGTATAATGTACCATTTGGGATGAACTCATACACCAATAGAGGAACTTCAGCCTCTAAACAACACCCTAAAAGCTTAACCACATTCCTGTGATTAATTTGAGATAAAATTATCACCTCGTTAATGAGCTGCTCAACTTTCTTTTCGTCAAATTTCTTTCCTTCCACCATTTTGGATTTCTTAATAGCCACAATGCTTCCATCTAATAGCATTCCTTTACAAACAGTCCCTTGACCTCCTTGACCAAGGATTCGTTTTTCATTATAAGAATCAGTCGCCTTTTTCATCTCTTTTGAAGTAAACAACTTAATTTTTTCAACATTACCTTCATTTCTAGATAAATGTTGTTGCAGTAACAAACCGCCATTCCTTTTGAAGTATTTCTTCTTTAGCATGATGCTTTGCTTTCTTTTGAGGACTTTGTACATACTCCATGTTTCGAGTAGCAGAAATAGTGTCCCAATACTAGTGCTGCAACCTATATAGATATAAGAAACATAGTTAAAagataaatttgaaaattaaaatacatgttaAAAAACCATGAAAATGtttggataattttttttttcatatttgatAGCCCTTCACTTTAAATGAACAATAAGAGAACTTTATTGCACCATCAATTGTTTTGATATTGAACTTTTACAAATTTAACAATAAATAACTATTACTGCATCATGTATTCAAAAGTAAATATATCATTGATTAAATTGACATAATCCTATAACTATAATGAATCTACTTTGAAAAACAAAAGATATAAATCCAACACGTACCTACAATAATGCTTGCCAAACTACTACTAGTCTTTTGAGCCTGTATTTTGTACTCGCAAGGAAATCTTATACTATTGTATTCATAATGAGGAGGACAAGACTTCGACGAGCAATAGTTGCCAGGGGTATTCAAACAAAGCATGCAGCAATTCAGATGATTCTCACAGTTCCCATCTGTCATttatgaaatgaataaaaaagGTTATAATCATATTATTCGATTAAAGTATCTAAGAGGTCCTTATACTATATGGATCGGATCAAATTAGCCCTTCTATTATTAAACGGATCAATCTGGTacttatattattaaaaagaatcaaataagtttAAATTATAAAAGCATTAACATTTATAGAATAAAATGTCTTGAATTTTTTCAAAATCTATTCtatttcaaacaaaatatttcatttatagaaccataaaaactttaaatataattaactctaTTAAATAGTAAGTATTAGCTATATTCCAATTTGGTCTTCTTTAATTCTTTCTAATAATACAGGGATTAGATTAATTCATTTACTAGTAGAaggattaatttaataaaattcctaTAACAGAGGGACTCTTAAATACATTCACCCATATAATTCAAtagatattaattaattaatgcaTGTCAAAATAGAAGTTATTTTGGTATCTAGTTTCATTTTCCTTTCGTTCGTTCAAATTATTCTAGCAATAGGAACCTTtgggaaaaaattaaaatatagaaaataaaagaaattcaaTTGGTATTACTTTTATTATAACAATTAACACCACATAAGTTAAAATGTAATTAATTGTGTTTTCCATCAAATTTAAAGATTAGAAAAGACTTGAACAGAATTAGGTATTATATTAAAATCGTAAAAAAATAAGTATGGTAGTTTTGTTTAAGAGGAtggataaattttatatatatatatatatataaggtatataaaaattaaatgtgtACAAATccttatatttaaaatttgttttttaaGAAATTCAATAATTGATTCCTACGATTTATTCGCCACATCAAACTTAATAGGCTATATACATTTAGAGCACTATGGATGTTTAAGAATTTTGGGAGGATATAAAACTGAAGTTATTTCACTCTGTTTTGTATCTTTTTAtatcattaatatttttataatttaactattgaatttaatattttatttatatagatcagaCATGTTAAAtttgacataaattaaaaatttctaattttttatgaaacgttgaatatatatatattaatatattgagTATTGTAGATCAATATGATAAAGATGTCAAATTGGTTCAAAAATTTACGTGCATgataaatacaattatattaataaattcaacgatttgattgttaaaatattaatagtaTAAAAAGATTTAAAAGGGTgtaaaacaaatttaattttatacCGGTATAAATAGATTACTCCCATATTTTTATacaattgttttatatatatatatatatccaaaatttacatactttattaaatataattttttaataagacTTTGAATATCGAATCTTCAATTGATTAGTATATTTTAGTCATGATATACCTCAATCAATAATAACTAGATTATGGCACACTGCGTGAGTGAAAAAAATTATGTaacaatttatttataaaaaattgatataaaaattaGGAGTTTGATTGAAATGGTAAAGTTAAGATATTATCTATCATGGTGTCTTTGTTtaaatttcattatatttatttttctagATAGATTTTACATAAAATATAAGATGAGAAAAATACTCTCATAATAATATTTGTTATTTAATAAAGTATTGGATTTTCATAATTTCTCAATTGAGTCAAGACTCACTTGAtgtgtgacaccaactcaattagtCTTCTTAAAAATAGTACTAATTTAATGTACACCTACAATGTGAGTGgaaaaattatgtaataaatatactTATTAAAAACTTTTATAAGAATCAAATGAATCATTGGTTgaaatgataaatttaaaatttattgtgtgaAAGGGTCAAATCTCACCATGTTAGATTTATTATGGATTTTATATAAAATGTAAAAAGATGGGAATACCCTTAAAACACTATAACTTAATTTGTATATAAAAtggaattttataaattttcaattgAGGTATACTATAAGTAAAGATCATATAGATATATTTAAAAAAGTTCCCTAAAAAAACATTAATTCGCACCTTTGCATAACGTCCAAACAGTAATATTCCTCTTCCACGCACATAGATTAATAAAGCTCAACCTCGACCAACAATATTCACCATCCGATGTACAAGAAGTGCTCAAACCATCATTTAACTGGAACACTCCAGATATTGGTGTGCCCCATTGCAGTTGTGTTGGGATATGCGTCCCATTACTTATATCAAAATCTTTTAACTCAAAGGTCAGATAGTCAGAATAAATCATGGAAGCAAATCCACATGATTTTTTCCTCTTATAATCGTTAGAATCAACCATACTACTCATGTTTACGTAGAATGAACTAAGACCCTGAGGAATATTAACACGACAACCAACAATAGAGGAAGTCTCGTTATTAATCCTACAACTTGGTTGCAAACATCCGCTTATAAAATTGTCCATTTCATTACCGAAAACAGTAACCAAATTATCGCATCCTGAAGACCAGATGATGTTGTCGGAATCTGAATAGTAAAAGTGGGTGTCAATTAGGTTGAGACTCATCCCATTATGATGGTTCTTTCGACAGTTAAAGTAAGTTATTGGATGGTTAACCGTGATGGTGCCGTGCAAGAAATCAAAGTCCAGTATTTCTAGATTTGTGTCATTTATGTTTAAGAAAGGAACTTTTTCCCCGTTGGCGGTTTTGTTGTAAATTACTTCAAACCAACCGTCAGTTTCATCATCTTGGTCCTTCATTCTAAAGGGGTAGTAAAAAATAACATTTCCACAGGTCCATACCTTGTAGGTTTTGACATTGATAGGTCCTAGTCCTGGTCTTTCGCATCCTGTGGATTTAGCAAAAAAGGAGTAAATCGTAAAATCTACTAAATATATGTACATCCAATTAGGGGTGAGAAAAGCTCAATTAGATTTGAAAAtatcaaaaaaattcaaattttgagttaatcgaattgagttattcgaattattcgagtcaactcgaataagtaattcgagtttCAAGTTCAaatcgagttaaattttacaattagaATAATTCAAATAATGATTGGTGTATATATCCTTTAGGTCTTCATTAAGtttgaaaatgaacaaattggtatctctcaacaaaaatttaaaaaattcaaaataattttaaatttcaaaatatttataaaattccaaaatttatatttttaaaaaaatataaaaattctaaaatatataaagaaatttaaaaattaaaattttctagaataataattttgggacctaaataagttaattaatgattcaagtttatcatactagagtattttttattttgctttgaaaaagttttcaaatatatatggtttcaaatttatgtgctttaATAAGGAATTAGTTATcttgtaataatattttaatttgacatgtttaattttttaatttaaataaaaattcactCGATTCGACTAGGCTCAAATTTCATTTCCCTCGACTCAATTCGAAAAAATTTCGAATTGAGTTAAGATAATAAAATAGGACTTGTCAACTCTATTAACtcgaaattatatatatataaccaataTGAAGCCAGTGGTGTCCTTGATCTCCCTAATTAAGTGAACAAATTAGTAAACTACACCTTTCTGCCTCTTTCAAAAGAATTAATAATTTAACATAAACACTTTAACCCTGGAATaaatgtaaaattacattttaactcctctaaaaaaataatttaatttaatttaatctcatTTAAgtattaattcaagtttttggAATACAGAACTTTTAGGTATAAACTTTTGAAAGCCAAAAATattaatatacaaaatgaatGATCCTAAACACTGACTTTAAACAATTAGCAAAATCATCATTatattagctgaattaaaagaagaaaaatgaaagccAAGCAATTGAAGTGACTGACCTCCCTCACCGCAATAGCTGGAATTCCAGTTGAGCACCGCAGGAACATGCGTGGTTCCATTATTGATGCCACTGGGCAATGGGTAAGCACTACGGAAAGAGTACTGGCTAAAGATGAAAGCAGATGCGCATCTTTTGCTGTCACGATACATGGCTGTCATGTTTACGGTATAGGAAGTGAGATTTGCAGTAATTTGCGTAAAGCAGCCAGATTCAGAAGCACCATCGTCACAACTTGGTTGAATGCAGCCTCCAAGTGAATCAGATTCGTTACTTAAAATAGTAGCCAAATTTCCGCAACCTACTGACCCGAAATAATTCATATCACTTGAGAAGAAAAATGGAGTGCCTGAGAGATTGACCCTCACACTATCCTCGTTTGTACGATCACAATTAATGTAAGTAACTGGATAGCTGATGAGAATGGCGTTTGAATATAAGGGTTTCCCAAGTACCTCCAGATCGATGCCATTTACGTTTATGGAAGGCTTTTCCGCATTGAGGGTTTGGTTGCAAGTTACTCTAAACGAAGAATGAGTATATCATCTGCTATGGATTCCAAAAGGGGATGGATTGTAATATTTCCACATACTTCAACACAGGCAGGTCCTTGAGATTCTGTAGCTTGTAATATTGGGCAAACAGGAACAGGAAGAGGAAGAGGAGTAGGAGGATGAAGTAAAGCGGCAAGTGAAAACCCATTTGCGTTGTTATTTTGTTTGAGGGaaatgaatgaagatttaaagaaACAAAGGATGATTGAGTGAGAAGCAAATAGAAAAGTCTTTGCTCACACTTTCCTTGAAGTTCCCGTGTAAGTGCATTTGATTTGAGAATAATTCATTATTTTGTAAAGACTGTTGGACAAAATTTTCCAGCTACACTAAGaggtaaagaattttttttttaaagttacataaaaaataataaatgtgATTAGAAACTAATTTTCGGTCTCCATTTAAAGAGTAGGTTACGTATAAAGAGTTAAGAGACAAATAAAAGGGATAGTCAAGCCTTGAACCCTAATTTAATTATATCAGCAATTGGATGAAAGAAGTGATAAAAAACACCTTTATTTAAACTGTACAATGGATAAATATATCTGTGATTATAatcaattttaattaagtttgtaCTTTATCTTTTCATCAATCAAATAGGTATATAGATATATTTATGTTAATTATTAAGTTGATACGGTCCTAGTTGTCGATAAAGCTAGAAGGGAGGAGATAACAAGGAGTGAGCATTTTCCTTAATGAGTGATAGCAAAGTTGATTGTTCTTTACAACAACTTTGAGAAGAAATTCCGAGGAATGTCACTTTTGACGCTGTTCCTATGATTAGAGgttttacatttttatttataGCCATTCAACATAGTTAGTATCATAACTCTAAGAATTATTTGTGTTACCATATATGTAGGTATTTTTAGACATTTAAGTGAAGTAGTCAATAAAACTCTCAAGTCaagttatattttataattttttcaattttatttaataattattaatttttattttttattttttataaatttggacaatttttacattttttaaaaatattttaataatttgataTGTCACATCAATATGTTTTTACATGGTATACCATATGCCAACTTCTCATGATTTCCGTAAATCATGTAAACGaagtataatatttaaattaatcaaGAATTTTGATTTTTACTGAGTTTTTTCACCATTTAAttgtatattaatatttattactttattaagAATTGGTGTTTATGTAATTTTCATGACAAAATTGGTATTGAgctcaataaaatatattatataagcaTATATAGATATAACTTCATTAAAATCTGCGAAGAGAGAAAACATTATTAATTTGTCTCAAGTCCCTTTTTGACCAGATGAGAAATTTTGTAGATAGAAGTTGAATACGATTATTTTTTGGTGAATTACAAGAAGAGAGTAGAGCCCTAACAGCAACGTGACTTAAACCTAGACCACATCTGGGGCAATGAATACCTTAAccactaaaagaaaaaaaacatatcCAAAACATGTATAATAAATACCTTCAAGAGATAAAAATAACATTGAGTGAAACAAGTATGAATTCTTGGGAAATTACAAGACTCCACCGGTGTGAAAAATAGAGAAGCTAAAGGCTATCAATCAAGAGAAATTGTTTCAGGAGTGTTGGACACTAGAAAGATGATTTTAATGGAAAAGTTACATTGTTGGTTGTAATTGTCCTAGACATTCAACAACTAGGATTGGTCTCCCATGAATGGATCATGTCATCTATTTCAGATTCTTCACCACCACAGTCTTCAATAACATTTCCACCTGAAGCTTTAATCAACTCCAGCTCCATTGCTACTTGCTTCATGGTGGGTCTTTTCTTTCCATTAAGATTCAAGCATCTTTTTGCTACCAAAGCCACAACTATAATCTCCTGTTCTGGACCATCCTTTACTACCATTGGATCAAGAATGTTAAACAAGGAATTCTCCTGCATTGAATCAAAAAAATAAGATACCAAGCTTCTAACTGGCTCTAACTGTTCTGCGGAGATAGGTTTTTGTCCTGTTAAAAGCTCAATAAGAAAAACTCCAAAGCTATAAACATCACTCTTCTCTGTAAATTGACTTGATCAAAAATATTAAGTTatgttatttcttttaattatcaaGCCGAGCTCGAGtacaaaaattgataaattagcaATTTAATCGAGCTCGAGTTCAAGTAGCTGGAGTATCTCAAGTGAGTACGAATATAAAAACAAATGTTGAATTGAACTCAAACCAAatatcaaattctaaattttaaattgaacttAACAATATTCAAACTCGGCTCCATTACGCAACTACCCTCTACAAGCTAATCAGTATAGCAAGTATCTGCTTCCGTAAAAGGTGCAATGCACCCAATTTGCTTTCATGACATCTTCTTTCCTAATTCAATGTACAGTAGAAATTTCCAAGGAAGATTTGCAGAGAAAGACAATAATCTTGTTGGGTTTTTCACACAGGAAGAAAAACAGAACTAATTCATCCGAATaaaatatgaagctcttgttgaagctagagcaacaaagtaataattccggataaaatatgaaataagttTGAGATTCAAAGAAAATGAGAGTTGCAAGAAAAGCAACCAAAACAAACAGAAGCAAAAAGGATGAGAAATTTTGAGAACAAGAAGTAGCTATTCTCCTTACATTAATTCATCAAAAGTatgatgtacatatataaaactaCAACAATATTTTTAACTTGTAGAAGTGAACAAACATTAAATTCATCCTAATGATAACCTAGGACCTGTCTAAAACTGGAAAGTACTTGACCAACTTTATCCAGTCAAAAAGTTTTCTGTCAAATCATATACAGGTCGTCTGTTACAAACAAAACGTACTTCATCCGGACAACATACGTACATTTGTAGTTGTTGTATTTCATCCGGGTAACATACATACTACTGTTTGTTGCCACCtttaacactcctccttggctacAAAACAACAGACTCCAATTTGCTTCTTCAAATACTCGTACCTGGTGGCAGCTAACGGCTTGGTCAAAATGTCTGCCAATTGAACTTCTGAGCAGCAATGGACCAAGTTGATCTCATTTGACAACTCTGCCTCCCTCACAAAATGGTATTTGATCTTGAAATGCTTAGTTTTGCTATGAAACACAGGGTTCTTAGTAATTGCAACAGCTGACTGATTGTCAACTTTGATCTCTGTTGCTTCAACTTGTTCTTCATTCAAGTCATACAAAAGTTTCTtaagccaaatggcttgattgACAGCTGCAGCAGCTGTAATGTATTCTACTTCAGCTGTAGATTGAGCAACAGTTTGTTGCTTCTTTGAGCTCCAACAAAAAACTCCTGAGCTAAGAGTGAAAAAATATCCAGAGGTGCTTTTCATGTCATCAATAGACCCTGCCCAATCACTATCTAAATACCCTATCAATTTGAGCTCTTTTGCCTTCTCAAAATTCACTCCATGATTCAAAGTTCCCTTCAAGTATCTAAGAACTCTCTTTGCTGCTTTAAAATGGACAACATCACAGTAATGCATGAATATAGACAGTAAGCTAACAGCATACATAATATCAGGCCTAGTAGCTATTAAGTAAAGCAAACAACCTACCAAGCTTCGATATTCCTTCTCATCAACCCTTTCTTGATTCCCACAACTAGTCAGGTTCTCCCCTTGAGCCACTGGTGTGCTCACTGTTTTGCAATTGGACATGTAAAATCTGTTGAGAATTTTCAAAGCAAAAGCATGTTGGCTAATGAAGATGCCTTGATCAGATTGGTTCACTTCCATGCCAAAGAAGTATGTCATGACTCCCAAATCTGTGATCTCAAAGACTTCTTGTATTTGCACCTTGAACTCATCTATCAGCTCTCCCTTGCTTCCAGTTACAAGTAAGTCATCCACATAAAGTGAGACAAGCAGAAGAGTTTTATTTTCTGACTTTTTTATAAAAAGTGTAGGTTCACTAACACTTTTCTCGAACCCGAGCTTACATAGATACACATCAACCCTATCATACCAGGCCCTCAGTGC from Gossypium arboreum isolate Shixiya-1 chromosome 9, ASM2569848v2, whole genome shotgun sequence includes the following:
- the LOC128280751 gene encoding wall-associated receptor kinase-like 1; translation: MYKVLKRKQSIMLKKKYFKRNGGLLLQQHLSRNEGNVEKIKLFTSKEMKKATDSYNEKRILGQGGQGTVCKGMLLDGSIVAIKKSKMVEGKKFDEKKVEQLINEVIILSQINHRNVVKLLGCCLEAEVPLLVYEFIPNGTLYDLIHNQNEELPLTWEMRLRIAIEIANALFYLHSAASAPIYHRDIKSSNILLDDKYRAKLSDFGTSRSVALEQTHLTTRVQGTFGYMDPEYFRSSQFTEKSDVYSFGVVLIELLTGQKPIFAKQSEPVKSLVFYFLHSLQENSLFNILNPMVEKDGLEQEIIVVALLAKRCLNLNGKERPTMKQVAMELELINALGGNVIEDHGDEESEIDNMIHSPETNPIVAMMNFSPPPPVFSEPPPLRANPTIAQIRQYNEDCAKKYKAMSCLQSGVSDVIFTRIMAYDTPK